A section of the Candidatus Thermoplasmatota archaeon genome encodes:
- a CDS encoding type II toxin-antitoxin system HicA family toxin — translation MPKISSLTPEKLIKILEKKGFILDRTKGSHRIYYHPILKRRVVVPFHKKDLPRGTLFEILKQAGINKKEIEELL, via the coding sequence ATGCCTAAAATTTCTTCTCTCACACCAGAAAAATTAATAAAAATTCTTGAAAAGAAAGGGTTTATATTAGATAGAACAAAAGGAAGTCATCGTATCTATTATCATCCCATATTGAAAAGAAGAGTTGTTGTTCCCTTTCATAAAAAAGATCTGCCCAGAGGCACTTTATTCGAAATTTTAAAACAGGCGGGTATCAACAAAAAAGAAATTGAAGAATTGTTGTAG
- a CDS encoding C25 family cysteine peptidase — MEKKGEMPLPPYIKKKLEHPETYQTIYVSKKGAIAFVGATQYTWHTTGDLRTGNSANTYHFFEYLITKGCRCGDALYQSKEWCYDNHKSRYDNTLAFNLCGDPSLGLIINHPPNKPAKPSGPTEGKVGKDYIYTTSAIDPDGDKVKYGWDWNGDLVVDEWTNLYESGETMESTHAWDEKGNYSIRVKAKDESGLESPWSDSLVVSMPKIYDNSLSLWLQKLNEWLSKIFGRELFPGIFNL; from the coding sequence TTGGAAAAAAAGGGAGAGATGCCTTTACCTCCTTATATAAAAAAGAAATTGGAACATCCAGAGACGTACCAGACAATATATGTTAGCAAAAAAGGAGCAATTGCATTTGTCGGTGCGACACAATATACTTGGCATACAACAGGCGATCTCCGTACGGGGAATTCGGCAAACACTTATCATTTTTTTGAATATCTTATAACTAAAGGCTGTAGATGTGGTGATGCTCTTTATCAATCTAAGGAATGGTGTTATGATAACCATAAATCTCGTTATGATAATACTTTAGCATTTAACTTATGTGGCGATCCTTCTCTTGGCTTAATAATAAACCATCCACCAAACAAACCAGCCAAGCCATCTGGTCCAACCGAGGGAAAAGTAGGAAAAGACTATATTTATACAACATCAGCTATTGATCCAGATGGGGACAAAGTCAAATATGGATGGGACTGGAATGGAGACCTTGTTGTTGACGAATGGACTAACCTTTACGAATCCGGGGAAACGATGGAGTCCACTCATGCTTGGGACGAAAAGGGTAATTATAGCATAAGGGTAAAAGCAAAGGATGAAAGCGGCTTAGAAAGTCCTTGGTCAGATTCCTTAGTAGTCTCGATGCCAAAAATTTATGATAATTCTCTCTCGCTATGGCTACAGAAACTCAACGAATGGCTCTCGAAAATATTTGGAAGAGAGTTATTCCCAGGGATTTTCAACCTTTAA